Proteins from a genomic interval of Thamnophis elegans isolate rThaEle1 chromosome 2, rThaEle1.pri, whole genome shotgun sequence:
- the LOC116523834 gene encoding zinc finger and SCAN domain-containing protein 16-like has product MQRLQGGGGGQKEVKMELKGGGKEKKTRAVQKGLQATHAGIGAELQFQKLLKPIKQEPEDGLQQRWETQWQKFPKTVQAPYFPERCPQLLQPPPEESPKGFQASFPFLKGTAETKLRSREEVFSQKACRPCEKDPRSSVEVKDEIWGEDMDSLEEQSQHFHQFRYQEAEGPRNVCEQLWKLCRQWLKPERHTKEQILELVVLEQLLTILPEDIQGWVREGRPQTCAQAVTLAEDFLLNLQRRQQDLEPYEEVIVNSPKAELEPSDAEEPGNSTEVERGSDDEPPLFSDGERCRSHHSEGMEHGELTRMSSKNIGGQTNLHPCFASGGENEELNLHRENAQLVEFGDISPERGRGTFLQVPEVAGRPGSQERPRHPQGNSARKLPRKNVTCREIDSDRSPSQERVPEHLPQKAATGCVRKSGPCADLAQPAKAPSYECSYCGKRWPCQSQLRRHLKIHTGERPHKCTDCGKSFSNSSNLSQHKRVHTGERPYSCKDCGKSYRRRASLLQHERETCRKGNPLTAPAVGYILLGNCTLLCMKKSVQSGKNRVIAPKGAEVPLAAQPLNLAMGYSQEKSQGGS; this is encoded by the exons ATGCAACgtctgcaaggaggaggaggag GGCAAAAGGAAGTCAAAATGGAACTGAAAGGTggtggaaaagagaaaaaaaccagggCTGTACAGAAGGGCCTTCAGGCCACCCATGCTGGAATTGGGGCTGAGCTTCAGTTTCAGAAACTTTTGAAGCCAATCAAGCAGGAACCGGAAGATGGACTGCAACAGCGCTGGGAAACCCAGTGGCAGAAATTCCCGAAGACCGTGCAGGCACCCTATTTCCCAGAAAGATGTCCACAGCTCCTCCAACCCCCACCGGAGGAGAGTCCTAAAGGATTTCaagcttcttttcccttcttgaaGGGCACCGCAGAGACCAAGCTAAGATCTAGAGAAGAGGTGTTTAGCCAGAAGGCCTGCAGGCCCTGTGAGAAGGACCCACGTTCTTCTGTGGAAGTAAAAGATGAGATTTGGGGTGAGGACATGGATAGCTTGGAAGAGCAGAGCCAGCATTTCCATCAGTTCCGCTACCAGGAAGCTGAAGGCCCCAGAAATGTTTGTGAGCAGCTTTGGAAGCTTTGCCGCCAGTGGTTGAAGCCGGAGAGGCACACAAAGGAGCAGATCTTGGAACTGGTGGTCCTGGAGCAGCTTCTGACCATCCTGCCTGAGGATATACAAGGTTGGGTAAGAGAAGGCAGACCCCAGACCTGTGCCCAGGCTGTCACTCTGGCAGAGGATTTCCTCCTGAATCTACAGAGAAGACAGCAG GACCTGGAGCCGTATGAAGAGGTGATTGTTAACTCCCCCAAGGCAGAATTGGAACCATCAGATGCAGAGGAGCCGGGGAACTCCACGGAGGTTGAGCGAGGTAGTGATGATGAGCCTCCCTTATTCA GTGACGGAGAAAGGTGCCGAAGCCACCACTCAGAGGGAATGGAGCACGGAGAATTAACCAGGATGTCCTCAAAAAACATAGGAGGACAGACTAACCTGCATCCTTGCTTTGCTTCAGGAGGTGAGAATGAGGAGCTAAATCTTCATAGGGAAAATGCCCAGTTGGTTGAATTCGGTGACATCTCCCCAGAAAGAGGCAGAGGGACATTTCTCCAGGTACCTGAAGTAGCAGGAAGGCCAGGAAGTCAGGAGAGACCGAGACACCCCCAAGGAAACTCAGCCAGGAAGTTGCCAAGAAAAAATGTGACTTGCAGGGAAATCGATTCAGACAGGAGCCCCAGCCAGGAGAGGGTCCCTGAGCACCTCCCCCAAAAGGCAGCCACCGGATGTGTGAGGAAGAGCGGCCCGTGTGCTGACCTCGCTCAACCAGCCAAGGCCCCGTCCTACGAATGCTCCTACTGTGGCAAGCGGTGGCCATGCCAATCCCAGCTCCGCCGGCATCTCAAAATCCACACGGGCGAGAGGCCTCACAAATGCACAGACTGTGGGAAGAGTTTCAGCAACAGTTCGAACCTCAGCCAGCATAAACGGGTGCACACCGGGGAGAGGCCCTACAGTTGCAAAGACTGCGGGAAAAGCTACCGACGCCGGGCCTCCCTGCTCCAGCACGAGAGAGAAACCTGCCGGAAAGGGAACCCCTTAACCGCTCCGGCGGTGGGATACATTTTGTTGGGGAACTGTACCTTGCTGTGTATGAAGAAATCCGTGCAGAGTGGGAAGAATCGGGTGATAGCACCCAAGGGGGCCGAGGTCCCACTCGCAGCTCAGCCTTTAAACCTAGCAATGGGATATTCACAAGAAAAGAGCCAGGGTGGCAGCTAG